In Pseudoalteromonas sp. NC201, a single window of DNA contains:
- the rpsG gene encoding 30S ribosomal protein S7, which yields MPRRRVIGQRKILPDPKFGSELLAKFVNVVMLDGKKSTAEKIVYGALDVAAEKSGKSHLEIFESALDNVRPQVEVKSRRVGGSTYQVPVEVRPVRRNALGMRWLVEAARKRGEKSMGLRLAQEMIDAAENKGTAVKKREDVHRMAEANKAFAHYRW from the coding sequence ATGCCTAGAAGACGCGTAATAGGTCAACGTAAAATTCTTCCAGATCCGAAGTTCGGATCAGAGCTTCTTGCTAAATTCGTTAACGTAGTAATGCTTGACGGCAAGAAATCTACTGCTGAAAAAATTGTATATGGTGCGCTAGACGTGGCTGCTGAAAAATCAGGCAAGTCGCACCTAGAAATCTTTGAATCTGCACTTGATAACGTTCGCCCACAGGTAGAGGTTAAATCTCGCCGTGTTGGTGGTTCAACGTACCAAGTACCAGTTGAAGTACGTCCAGTGCGTCGTAACGCACTAGGTATGCGTTGGTTGGTTGAAGCTGCACGTAAGCGTGGCGAGAAATCAATGGGTCTTCGTCTTGCTCAAGAGATGATCGACGCTGCTGAAAACAAAGGCACTGCGGTTAAGAAACGTGAAGACGTTCACCGTATGGCTGAAGCGAACAAAGCATTCGCTCACTACCGTTGGTAA
- the fusA gene encoding elongation factor G, protein MARTTPIERYRNIGICAHVDAGKTTTTERVLFYTGLSHKIGEVHDGAATMDWMEQEQERGITITSAATTCFWKGMDAQFDEHRVNIIDTPGHVDFTIEVERSLRVLDGAVVVLCASSGVQPQTETVWRQANKYEVPRMIFVNKMDRTGANFLSVVEQVKKRLGATPVPIQLPIGAEDEFKGVIDLIKMKAINWNEEDQGMTFNYEEVPADLLELAEEWRSHLIESAAEASEELMEKYLEDGELSEEEIKSALRQRTLANEIVPMTTGSAFKNKGVQAVLDAVIEFMPSPTEVKAIQGVLEDESEDTREADDNAPFAALAFKIATDPFVGTLTFFRVYSGKVSQGDSVLNPVKGKKERFGRIVQMHSNSREEIKEVHAGDIAAAIGLKDVTTGDTLCAQEAPITLERMEFPEPVISVAVEPKTVADQEKMGVALGKLAAEDPSFRVETDEESGQTIISGMGELHLDIIVDRMKREFNVVCNVGKPQVAYRETIRASVEAEGKFVRQSGGRGQYGHVWLKLEPMDVSDDDAPIYEFVNEIVGGTVPKEYIPAVDKGIQEQMKQGVLAGYPLLGVKATLFDGSFHDVDSNEMAFKIAGSMGFRKGALEASPVLLEPVMKVEVITPEENMGDVVGDLNRRRGIIEGMEEAFGGSKQINAQVPLSEMFGYATDLRSATQGRASYSMEFLKYAEAAKNVADAIIAARAVK, encoded by the coding sequence ATGGCACGGACAACTCCGATTGAGCGTTACCGTAACATCGGTATATGCGCTCACGTAGATGCGGGTAAGACAACTACAACCGAACGTGTACTTTTCTATACTGGTCTTTCTCATAAGATTGGTGAAGTACACGACGGCGCCGCAACTATGGACTGGATGGAGCAGGAGCAAGAGCGTGGTATCACGATCACTTCTGCTGCAACAACGTGTTTCTGGAAAGGGATGGATGCTCAGTTTGATGAGCATCGTGTAAACATCATCGATACTCCAGGACACGTAGATTTTACTATCGAAGTAGAGCGTTCATTGCGCGTACTTGATGGTGCTGTTGTTGTGTTATGTGCTTCATCAGGTGTGCAACCGCAAACTGAGACCGTTTGGCGTCAGGCAAATAAATACGAAGTACCACGTATGATTTTCGTCAATAAGATGGATCGTACGGGGGCTAATTTCTTGTCTGTTGTTGAACAAGTTAAAAAACGTCTCGGTGCTACACCTGTGCCTATTCAGCTACCAATTGGTGCTGAAGATGAATTTAAAGGTGTTATTGACCTTATCAAGATGAAAGCGATTAACTGGAATGAAGAAGACCAGGGAATGACTTTCAACTATGAAGAGGTCCCTGCAGATCTTCTTGAGCTTGCTGAAGAATGGCGTTCTCATCTAATTGAGAGCGCTGCAGAAGCTTCTGAAGAGCTAATGGAAAAATATCTTGAAGATGGTGAGTTGAGCGAAGAAGAGATTAAATCAGCCCTTCGCCAACGCACATTGGCCAATGAAATTGTGCCAATGACGACAGGTAGTGCATTCAAGAACAAAGGTGTTCAGGCTGTGCTTGACGCTGTGATTGAATTCATGCCTTCGCCTACTGAAGTAAAAGCTATCCAAGGTGTCTTAGAAGACGAATCCGAAGATACGCGTGAAGCTGACGATAATGCACCGTTTGCGGCGCTTGCATTTAAGATCGCAACCGATCCATTCGTTGGCACACTTACTTTCTTCCGAGTTTACTCTGGTAAAGTTAGCCAAGGTGATTCGGTACTAAATCCTGTTAAAGGTAAAAAAGAGCGTTTTGGACGTATTGTTCAAATGCACTCAAACTCGCGTGAAGAGATTAAAGAAGTTCATGCGGGTGACATCGCGGCTGCTATCGGCCTAAAAGATGTAACTACTGGTGATACACTTTGTGCTCAAGAAGCGCCAATTACGTTAGAGCGTATGGAGTTTCCTGAGCCTGTAATCTCGGTCGCAGTAGAACCTAAAACAGTAGCTGACCAAGAAAAAATGGGCGTTGCGCTTGGTAAACTTGCAGCAGAAGATCCTTCATTCCGTGTAGAAACGGACGAAGAATCGGGTCAGACGATTATCTCTGGTATGGGTGAACTTCACTTAGATATCATTGTCGATCGGATGAAGCGTGAGTTTAACGTTGTGTGTAACGTTGGTAAGCCTCAGGTTGCATACCGCGAAACTATCCGAGCTTCTGTTGAAGCTGAAGGTAAGTTTGTGCGCCAATCTGGTGGTCGTGGTCAATATGGTCACGTTTGGTTGAAGCTAGAACCAATGGATGTCTCTGATGATGATGCGCCAATATACGAATTCGTTAACGAAATCGTAGGTGGTACAGTACCAAAAGAGTATATCCCAGCGGTTGATAAAGGTATTCAAGAGCAGATGAAGCAAGGTGTTCTTGCCGGTTATCCGCTATTGGGTGTTAAAGCTACTCTGTTTGATGGCTCGTTCCACGATGTTGACTCAAACGAGATGGCGTTTAAGATCGCAGGTTCGATGGGCTTTAGAAAGGGCGCGCTTGAAGCAAGTCCGGTTCTACTTGAGCCTGTCATGAAAGTAGAAGTAATCACCCCTGAAGAAAACATGGGTGATGTAGTAGGCGACTTAAACCGTCGTCGTGGCATAATTGAAGGCATGGAAGAAGCATTTGGTGGCTCGAAGCAAATTAATGCTCAGGTACCGCTTTCTGAAATGTTTGGTTATGCAACAGACTTACGCTCCGCTACACAAGGGCGCGCATCATACTCTATGGAATTCCTAAAGTATGCTGAAGCGGCTAAAAACGTAGCTGATGCAATAATTGCAGCTCGCGCTGTTAAGTAA
- the tuf gene encoding elongation factor Tu gives MAKEKFERVKPHVNVGTIGHVDHGKTTLTAAITNVLAKVYGGEAKDFASIDNAPEERERGITISTSHVEYDTPTRHYAHVDCPGHADYVKNMITGAAQMDGAILVVAATDGPMPQTREHILLSRQVGVPYIIVFMNKCDMVDDEELLELVEMEVRELLSEYDFPGDDLPLIQGSALKALEGEKEWEDKIVELAEALDSYIPEPERDIDKPFIMPIEDVFSIQGRGTVVTGRVEAGIINVNDEVEIVGIKETTKTTCTGVEMFRKLLDEGRAGENIGALLRGTKRDEVERGQVLCKPGSIKPHTKFTSEVYVLSKDEGGRHTPFFKGYRPQFYFRTTDVTGDIQLPDGVEMVMPGDNIKMTVELIVPIAMDEGLRFAIREGGRTVGAGVVATIEE, from the coding sequence ATGGCAAAAGAAAAGTTTGAACGCGTAAAACCGCACGTAAACGTAGGTACAATCGGCCACGTTGACCACGGTAAAACAACTCTAACTGCAGCAATCACTAACGTACTTGCAAAAGTATACGGTGGTGAAGCAAAAGACTTCGCATCAATCGATAACGCTCCAGAAGAGCGTGAGCGTGGTATCACAATCTCAACTTCACACGTTGAGTATGACACACCAACTCGTCACTATGCACACGTAGACTGTCCAGGACACGCTGACTATGTTAAAAACATGATCACTGGTGCTGCACAGATGGACGGCGCGATCCTAGTAGTTGCTGCTACTGACGGTCCTATGCCTCAAACACGTGAGCACATCCTACTTTCTCGTCAGGTTGGTGTACCTTACATCATCGTATTCATGAACAAATGTGACATGGTTGACGACGAAGAGCTACTAGAGCTAGTAGAGATGGAAGTTCGTGAACTACTTTCTGAGTACGACTTCCCAGGTGATGACCTACCTCTAATCCAAGGTTCTGCGCTTAAAGCGTTAGAAGGCGAGAAAGAGTGGGAAGACAAAATCGTTGAGCTTGCAGAAGCACTAGATTCTTACATCCCAGAGCCAGAGCGTGACATCGATAAGCCATTCATCATGCCTATCGAAGACGTATTCTCAATCCAGGGTCGTGGTACAGTAGTAACAGGCCGTGTAGAAGCTGGTATCATCAACGTGAACGACGAAGTAGAAATCGTAGGTATTAAAGAAACTACGAAGACAACTTGTACGGGTGTTGAGATGTTCCGTAAGCTTCTAGACGAAGGTCGTGCGGGTGAGAACATCGGTGCACTACTACGTGGTACTAAGCGTGATGAAGTTGAACGTGGTCAAGTACTATGTAAGCCTGGTTCAATCAAGCCACACACAAAATTCACTTCAGAAGTATACGTACTTTCGAAAGATGAAGGTGGTCGTCACACTCCTTTCTTCAAAGGTTACCGTCCACAGTTCTACTTCCGTACAACAGACGTAACTGGTGACATCCAGCTACCAGACGGCGTAGAAATGGTAATGCCTGGCGACAACATCAAGATGACTGTTGAGCTAATCGTACCAATCGCGATGGACGAAGGTCTACGTTTCGCTATCCGTGAAGGTGGCCGTACAGTAGGTGCTGGTGTTGTAGCAACAATCGAAGAGTAA
- a CDS encoding IS110 family transposase, producing MAQSNLIAIDLAKNIFQVAQLKGNKLKFNKPMKREPMFELLAKAEGSKVVMEACGSAQLIARKALPLGHDVMLLPPKFVKAFRQGQKTDANDVLAIASASQAYNVKPCKIMTVEEQTLQSLSQARTLVDKQKTQLSNQIRGLLLEFGIVINQGDAALTQVVPDILEDAENALPIALKQALAVSYDLYKTQCDAKAQLHKQVEAITKQNESCQRLMALEGVGPITAIELLSFLGNTSQFSNARGAAACAGVTPTQHSSGGKAKIGHIPKRRGNTLRKNLFLGARTVVSRLKHKEATTEKERWIKNLLAKKSVKCVAIALANKTVRTAYALLKNGSTYEPKILAV from the coding sequence ATGGCACAGTCTAATTTAATTGCTATCGACTTGGCAAAAAACATTTTCCAAGTAGCGCAGCTGAAAGGCAATAAACTCAAGTTTAATAAGCCAATGAAACGCGAACCTATGTTTGAGTTGCTTGCAAAAGCCGAGGGTTCAAAGGTCGTGATGGAAGCTTGTGGTAGCGCCCAGCTTATAGCTCGCAAAGCGCTGCCGCTGGGGCATGATGTCATGTTGCTTCCCCCTAAATTTGTTAAAGCGTTTAGGCAAGGCCAAAAAACCGATGCAAATGATGTTCTCGCCATTGCCAGTGCCAGCCAAGCATATAACGTGAAGCCCTGTAAAATCATGACAGTTGAAGAGCAAACGTTGCAGTCATTGAGCCAAGCGAGAACCTTAGTAGATAAACAAAAGACTCAGCTTTCAAATCAAATACGTGGATTGCTATTAGAGTTTGGTATTGTTATTAATCAAGGCGATGCTGCGTTAACACAAGTCGTTCCAGATATTTTAGAAGATGCTGAAAATGCGCTCCCCATCGCATTAAAACAAGCACTCGCGGTGAGTTATGACCTATATAAAACACAATGCGACGCTAAAGCACAGCTACATAAACAAGTTGAAGCGATAACCAAGCAAAATGAGAGCTGCCAGCGTTTAATGGCATTAGAAGGTGTTGGCCCAATTACCGCGATAGAGCTGTTATCCTTTTTAGGCAATACCTCACAATTTAGTAATGCCAGAGGGGCGGCGGCATGTGCAGGTGTTACACCGACACAGCACTCATCAGGCGGAAAAGCCAAGATAGGCCATATCCCCAAAAGACGAGGCAATACGTTAAGGAAAAACCTGTTTCTCGGTGCAAGAACGGTAGTCAGTAGGCTAAAACATAAAGAAGCGACCACAGAGAAAGAACGCTGGATAAAAAATCTACTCGCCAAGAAGAGTGTGAAATGTGTTGCCATTGCATTGGCCAACAAAACGGTTAGAACCGCCTATGCCTTACTTAAAAACGGCTCAACATACGAGCCAAAAATCTTAGCGGTGTAG
- a CDS encoding trimeric intracellular cation channel family protein, translated as MSELYHWFDLLGVMVFAISGTLIAHSKHMDGFGVIVLATVTGIGGGTLRDLILDQPVFWLHDTSYIYAILFAVAVSIWWLNRHQNIPRTVLQVADAIGLAFFAVMGVQKALSIGMPNTTAVIMGVLTGCFGGVIRDVLAREIPLLLKGELYAITCIFGGVVYTQAIKLGMATEYVMVLSMAATLLLRLAAMRYHLVLHVFNYKY; from the coding sequence ATGTCAGAACTCTATCATTGGTTTGATCTCTTGGGTGTCATGGTTTTTGCAATTTCGGGAACCTTAATTGCGCATAGTAAACATATGGATGGCTTTGGTGTGATTGTCCTTGCGACTGTAACTGGTATCGGAGGGGGAACATTACGAGACTTGATTTTAGATCAACCTGTTTTTTGGCTTCATGATACTAGCTATATTTACGCTATTTTATTTGCTGTCGCTGTGAGTATATGGTGGCTAAATCGACATCAAAATATTCCAAGAACTGTACTGCAGGTTGCTGATGCCATTGGGCTTGCTTTTTTCGCTGTAATGGGAGTACAAAAGGCTTTAAGTATTGGAATGCCTAATACTACAGCTGTGATCATGGGCGTATTGACTGGGTGTTTTGGTGGAGTCATCAGAGACGTGTTGGCTCGCGAAATCCCCCTTCTTTTAAAAGGAGAGTTATACGCGATCACCTGCATTTTTGGCGGGGTAGTCTATACTCAAGCAATTAAATTGGGCATGGCAACAGAATACGTAATGGTATTGTCCATGGCGGCAACCTTGTTATTGAGATTAGCGGCTATGCGATACCACTTGGTGTTACACGTATTTAACTATAAATATTAA
- a CDS encoding YifB family Mg chelatase-like AAA ATPase, translating into MSLARVFTRAQVGITAPEVIVEVHLSNGLPAFSIVGLPETSVKEAKERVRSALVNAGFLFPEQRITVNLAPADLPKDGGRFDFAIALGVLVASGQLDSHAIADKEFYGELALNGELRTVTAILPSVIAAAKEGRTAYLPIDNDAVASLAADANRVAISCLRTAWLGLSGQQSLMFNQLYPDNLNIEASGGNSLDMAEVKGQEGAKRVLEIAAAGGHNVLFLGPPGTGKSMLAQRLPTIMPLMTDNQALETASIYSILGKTICQSNWKTRPFRAPHHTCSAVALVGGSSNPKPGEISLSNNGVLFLDELPEFDRKVLDSLREPMETGMVTISRAARQVDYPANFQLIAALNPSPTGCYTDKRASPDQVLRYLAKISGPFLDRIDLQVELPRLKTEELQSQSDGESSATIRARVEQAYKTALARQGKCNDQLSVKELNHICYLADAESLFLAKAAEKLKLSPRSYHRIIKVARTIADLSSTPNISLSHLKEALSYRALERLLGQLTQY; encoded by the coding sequence ATGTCTTTAGCAAGAGTCTTCACTCGAGCACAAGTTGGTATTACCGCACCCGAGGTAATTGTTGAGGTACACCTTAGTAATGGTTTACCTGCCTTTAGTATTGTTGGGTTACCCGAAACCTCAGTTAAAGAAGCCAAAGAGCGCGTCCGTAGTGCCCTTGTTAATGCAGGCTTTTTATTTCCAGAACAGCGTATCACAGTAAACTTAGCACCAGCAGATCTACCCAAAGACGGTGGCCGCTTTGACTTTGCAATCGCACTCGGTGTTCTCGTCGCATCAGGACAGTTAGATAGCCATGCTATTGCTGATAAAGAGTTTTATGGTGAGCTTGCGTTAAATGGTGAGCTGAGGACGGTCACTGCGATTTTGCCATCTGTTATTGCAGCAGCGAAGGAGGGGAGAACTGCTTACTTACCAATTGATAACGATGCAGTTGCGAGCCTCGCCGCTGATGCCAATCGTGTTGCTATAAGCTGCTTGCGTACAGCATGGTTAGGCTTAAGCGGCCAGCAATCACTTATGTTTAATCAACTCTACCCAGATAATTTAAATATTGAAGCTTCAGGTGGGAACTCGCTGGATATGGCTGAGGTGAAAGGACAAGAGGGAGCGAAGCGAGTGCTAGAAATAGCCGCGGCCGGTGGGCATAACGTTTTATTTCTTGGTCCACCCGGCACTGGAAAATCGATGCTTGCTCAGCGTCTACCCACGATAATGCCACTAATGACGGATAATCAGGCGTTAGAAACGGCTTCTATCTATTCCATACTGGGAAAAACAATCTGCCAATCAAACTGGAAAACAAGGCCTTTTAGAGCTCCACATCATACTTGCTCTGCGGTAGCCTTGGTTGGAGGCTCGTCGAACCCCAAGCCTGGGGAGATATCATTGTCAAATAATGGCGTTCTATTTTTGGACGAGTTGCCAGAATTTGATAGGAAGGTACTGGACTCATTACGTGAGCCGATGGAAACGGGCATGGTAACGATTTCGCGTGCAGCTCGACAAGTTGATTACCCTGCAAACTTTCAACTGATTGCAGCATTAAACCCCAGTCCTACAGGTTGTTACACTGACAAAAGAGCGTCTCCAGATCAAGTATTGCGCTATTTGGCTAAGATTTCAGGTCCATTTTTAGACCGAATAGATCTACAAGTAGAATTACCCCGTCTAAAAACAGAAGAGCTACAATCCCAGAGTGATGGAGAGTCTAGCGCGACAATAAGGGCTAGGGTGGAGCAGGCCTATAAAACAGCTTTAGCACGTCAGGGAAAATGTAACGACCAACTGAGTGTAAAAGAGCTAAATCATATCTGCTATCTTGCTGATGCTGAAAGTTTATTTCTAGCAAAGGCAGCAGAAAAACTAAAGCTATCACCACGTTCATATCATCGAATAATCAAAGTTGCGCGTACCATAGCGGATCTGAGCTCTACACCTAATATTAGCTTGTCACATTTAAAGGAAGCGCTTAGTTATCGCGCGCTGGAGAGGTTGTTAGGTCAGCTAACACAGTATTAG
- a CDS encoding response regulator transcription factor: protein MSIKVLLVEDDELLAKRLCSHFENTEFSITVDNTGATALELIQAQTQNPFALAIVDVVLPATDGLQLAKEINTLSDLGVIMLSSRDSQADRIAGLAQGADDYVCKPVDTLELELRMRALYKRLVGNKDDESEEFIEYADFKLHPDNRTLINQHGIESRLTEAEHKVLICLISNAGRATSRERISEDIGQPDWSPSDRTVDVLVGRLRKKLGDEKEQKRIVTVRGKGYMLSA, encoded by the coding sequence ATGAGCATAAAGGTTTTATTAGTTGAAGATGATGAACTCTTAGCAAAGCGGCTGTGTAGTCACTTTGAAAATACCGAGTTCAGTATCACTGTAGACAATACGGGTGCTACTGCGCTTGAGCTTATTCAAGCTCAAACCCAAAACCCATTTGCACTTGCTATTGTTGATGTTGTTTTACCCGCCACTGATGGCCTGCAACTCGCGAAAGAAATTAATACCTTATCAGACCTTGGTGTCATCATGCTTTCTAGTCGAGACTCTCAAGCCGATAGAATCGCAGGTCTTGCGCAAGGTGCTGATGACTACGTCTGTAAGCCTGTTGATACGCTTGAGCTTGAACTGCGTATGCGTGCCTTATACAAACGTTTAGTTGGTAATAAAGACGATGAATCGGAAGAATTTATTGAATATGCAGACTTTAAACTACACCCTGATAACCGTACCTTAATCAATCAACATGGCATTGAGTCTCGACTTACCGAAGCAGAGCATAAAGTGTTGATTTGTCTTATTTCCAATGCTGGAAGGGCAACATCCAGAGAGCGTATTTCAGAAGACATTGGGCAACCTGATTGGAGCCCAAGTGACAGAACGGTTGATGTCTTAGTTGGCCGACTACGCAAAAAACTCGGCGATGAAAAAGAGCAAAAACGCATTGTTACGGTTCGCGGTAAAGGTTATATGTTGTCAGCTTAA
- a CDS encoding alpha/beta hydrolase family protein, translating into MKLRTAVTLLFTAVSTQLSASPLDESKIQFLGPIAGESTIKPADTAHRDAIIENLLPSLQQDAKQVTLFNNESKWQPLNKTTQLTIPGLQALKFNFTTERFVSGKLKLEGIEKAKVFLNGEPVSGVKEVQLDVVKGDHQILVIAEQVNDWNKVDLSFEGEAAHDVITLTEKQTKALSAKQLFDAPTVSAISLAPNGEYYISTVRHYDDEKGNSAITETALYNEDGDMLYSFDGMSATSFAWRDDSSKLTYLKDNKAYILDLKTFKRTQVATKLNGANSIEFFDNDTLIFAWTNSGKEEGKLTKHYQGLEDRWSYARTQSQIFLLDIKSGLLNPVTVGAQSHSLADFDAQANTVLATRNKQDYAQPPHMLTELIEIDLSNNQQSVIGQYRTFSGAQYTKNGIYVTAGPDFAEGAGRNLPESMLANNYDGQLYWIDRKGNDVKALSKNFDPAIGSFTVLNNGDVVLKATDQDRQQLFFFDESKSTFKRLNTGLDVVANYSVSSERNPEILFTGTTASTPQQLKTMSTSDKRADTLWDSANIAYQNAEIANLEEFNFTNTEGVEIKGRVYLPHDLDKAKKYPALVYYYGGTSPVTRGFTGRYPFNLWAANGYVVYVLQPTGATGFGQKFSAEHVNAWGEHTANDIIMGTKEFVKAYPFVDDKRLGNLGASYGGFMTMLLTTKTDLFSASISHAGISNITSYWGQGWWGYLYSGEASKGSFPWNNPTLYSQRSPVFNADKVTTPLLLIHGDADTNVPPGESHNMYTALKILGQDVELVEYKGADHQIFARDKRFHWWSTMLAYFDKHLKAEPQWWEHLYGK; encoded by the coding sequence ATGAAATTACGTACAGCCGTCACTCTACTATTTACGGCAGTCTCAACACAACTTTCAGCAAGCCCATTAGACGAATCAAAAATACAATTTTTGGGTCCCATCGCAGGCGAATCAACAATAAAGCCAGCGGATACAGCTCATCGTGATGCAATTATTGAAAACCTGCTACCATCATTACAACAAGACGCCAAACAGGTAACGCTATTCAATAATGAAAGCAAATGGCAGCCTCTAAACAAAACTACACAATTAACGATACCTGGATTGCAGGCTCTAAAATTTAATTTCACTACTGAACGTTTTGTTTCAGGTAAGCTAAAGCTTGAGGGCATCGAGAAAGCCAAAGTTTTTCTAAATGGAGAGCCAGTCTCCGGTGTTAAAGAGGTTCAGCTTGATGTCGTCAAGGGCGATCATCAAATCCTCGTTATCGCTGAGCAGGTAAATGACTGGAATAAGGTTGATCTTAGCTTTGAAGGCGAAGCAGCGCATGACGTTATCACGCTAACAGAAAAACAAACCAAAGCGCTGTCTGCAAAGCAGTTGTTTGATGCCCCAACGGTGAGTGCTATCTCACTTGCACCTAACGGCGAATATTACATTTCGACCGTCCGCCACTACGATGATGAAAAAGGCAATTCAGCAATCACCGAAACTGCTTTATACAATGAAGATGGTGATATGCTTTACAGTTTCGATGGTATGAGTGCAACTAGCTTTGCATGGCGTGATGACAGCAGCAAACTCACTTATTTAAAAGATAATAAAGCTTACATCCTTGATCTAAAAACCTTTAAACGTACTCAAGTTGCTACTAAGCTCAATGGCGCGAATAGTATCGAGTTTTTTGATAATGACACGCTTATTTTTGCTTGGACCAACAGCGGCAAAGAAGAAGGCAAACTGACTAAACATTATCAAGGATTAGAAGATAGATGGTCATATGCCCGGACCCAGTCACAAATCTTCTTACTTGATATCAAAAGTGGGCTACTTAATCCTGTGACCGTTGGCGCACAAAGCCACAGCTTGGCCGACTTTGACGCACAAGCAAACACGGTTTTAGCAACGCGTAATAAGCAAGACTACGCGCAACCTCCTCACATGTTGACAGAGCTAATAGAAATCGATCTATCAAACAATCAGCAAAGTGTTATTGGTCAGTATCGTACGTTTAGCGGCGCGCAATACACTAAAAATGGTATTTATGTAACTGCAGGTCCTGATTTTGCAGAAGGTGCGGGGCGCAACTTACCTGAAAGTATGCTCGCGAATAACTATGACGGCCAACTTTATTGGATAGATCGCAAAGGCAACGATGTAAAAGCACTGAGTAAAAACTTTGACCCAGCCATAGGCAGCTTTACCGTACTCAATAATGGCGATGTGGTACTAAAAGCGACTGACCAAGATCGTCAACAGCTTTTCTTCTTCGACGAAAGTAAGTCTACTTTCAAACGCTTAAACACCGGGCTGGATGTTGTCGCGAACTATTCTGTGTCTAGTGAACGTAACCCAGAGATCTTGTTCACAGGTACTACTGCATCAACTCCGCAACAGTTAAAAACCATGTCAACCTCAGATAAGCGAGCTGACACGCTTTGGGACTCAGCAAATATCGCATACCAGAATGCAGAAATTGCCAACCTAGAAGAGTTTAATTTTACCAATACTGAAGGCGTGGAGATTAAAGGCCGCGTATATCTACCACACGATTTAGACAAAGCTAAAAAATACCCAGCACTCGTTTATTATTACGGCGGCACTTCTCCAGTGACTCGTGGCTTTACAGGGCGTTATCCATTTAACTTATGGGCAGCAAATGGCTATGTTGTTTATGTCTTGCAACCAACAGGTGCGACAGGTTTCGGTCAGAAGTTCTCAGCAGAGCACGTCAATGCTTGGGGTGAACACACCGCTAACGATATCATCATGGGTACCAAAGAGTTTGTGAAAGCCTACCCTTTCGTTGATGACAAGCGTTTAGGTAATTTAGGCGCTTCTTACGGCGGCTTCATGACTATGCTGCTGACAACAAAAACTGATTTGTTCTCAGCTTCTATCTCACATGCTGGTATTTCTAATATTACTTCATACTGGGGTCAAGGCTGGTGGGGTTATTTGTATTCTGGCGAGGCCTCAAAAGGAAGTTTCCCCTGGAACAATCCAACGCTTTACTCACAACGTAGCCCGGTATTTAATGCAGACAAAGTAACAACACCATTATTGTTAATTCACGGTGACGCGGATACCAATGTGCCGCCAGGTGAAAGTCACAATATGTATACCGCATTGAAGATCCTTGGCCAAGATGTTGAATTGGTCGAATACAAAGGCGCAGATCATCAAATTTTTGCTCGTGACAAGCGCTTCCATTGGTGGAGCACCATGCTGGCTTATTTCGACAAGCATTTAAAAGCAGAGCCACAATGGTGGGAACATCTATACGGTAAGTAA